From one Haloplasma contractile SSD-17B genomic stretch:
- the pdxT gene encoding pyridoxal 5'-phosphate synthase glutaminase subunit PdxT → MKLGVLALQGSYIDHLKYFSKLNEDTILVKEPEQLKDIDALIIPGGESTTMRRLIDKYKFMDELKSFCKQKPVFGTCAGMIILAKEVIDNPTHIGILDVRVRRNAFGRQVDSFEEDVEVTGVGPVEGVYIRAPYIEHVGNQVEVIGKHKEHVVAVKQGNILATSFHPELTDDYKIAEYFINMVDKHKEQA, encoded by the coding sequence ATGAAATTAGGAGTATTAGCATTACAAGGTTCATATATTGACCATTTAAAGTATTTTTCTAAATTAAACGAAGACACTATATTAGTAAAGGAACCAGAACAGTTGAAAGATATTGATGCACTCATCATTCCTGGTGGAGAAAGCACTACTATGAGACGTTTAATAGATAAGTATAAATTCATGGATGAACTAAAGTCATTCTGCAAACAAAAGCCCGTATTTGGAACCTGTGCTGGTATGATTATCTTGGCTAAAGAGGTAATTGATAATCCTACGCATATTGGTATTCTTGATGTTAGGGTGAGAAGAAATGCATTTGGTAGACAAGTTGATAGTTTTGAAGAAGATGTAGAGGTTACAGGTGTTGGTCCTGTTGAAGGTGTCTATATAAGAGCTCCTTACATAGAACATGTAGGAAATCAAGTTGAAGTCATTGGTAAACATAAAGAACATGTTGTAGCTGTTAAACAAGGAAATATTTTAGCAACCTCATTCCATCCTGAGTTAACTGATGATTATAAAATTGCTGAATATTTTATAAATATGGTTGACAAACACAAAGAACAAGCATAA